The Leptolyngbya sp. CCY15150 region TCGGACAACGGCTCAGAATGCTCTCTAGGTTCGCTGGTTCGCGTTCTGGGAGTTGCTGTTCATACCCTAAGGCTTGGTTCAAGACGCGAGTTAGGCGATGAATCCATGGATTGGCTTGCGCTTGGCTCATCCCAAAGAGAAAGCCTTGAACCTCTTGAGTCGGGTAAAGGCGAACATACATCAGGATGAACAGGAGCTTATCCGCTAGGTCGCTCAGGTGCGCTTTGCGACCCGCTCCCATGGCTCGTTGGCGGTCTTTGCGCTGAAAGGTGTCTTGCATGAAGATGTCCCAAGCGTTACCAAAGCTGGGTAATAAGGCCTCAAACTCTTGCACCCTCAGCCCAGTCAAACTGCACAAGGTTCGGGGTTTTGTCCGCAACTCGGCATAGGTCATTTTCATAGGCTTACCCTGGTCTATGCTCCTGATACCGATTCTATCAGCTCAATTTCCGATAAAGTCTAATGAGAAAAGGATTAGAAAATTATCTAGACGAATCGTGATCACCCTCAGAGCTTCGTCAACCGGACGTCGGCAAATCAAACAGGCCAGAGTAGCGCAGGGCTGGCCTGCTAGTGATTTTCGGTGGATTGAGGCCGCCAGTCGCTGCTTGGGCACCGACTGGCAAACGACCGGAGTGCTGGCGGCGGGCATTTCCGAGGGCACTTGGAAACGATTTTTAGCGGGCAAGGTGGCGATTAACGCCAATGCTTTTAAGGCGTATTGTGAGGTGTTGGGGTTAGATTGGCGCACGATCGCTGAGCCTGAAACGACGATCGCCCCCGCGCCCTCGACTGATCACGCGATCTCCGACTGGGGCAGCGCTCCTGACGACACGGTGTTCTATGGCCGGCAAGCAGAACTGCACACCCTCGCCACGTGGATTGGGCGCGATCGCTGTCGGTTGATCACGCTGCTGGGCATGGGCGGCATCGGCAAAACCGCCCTCTCTGTGCGCCTGGCGCACCAGTTGGCCAACACAGTGACCCCGGCCCCTTTTACCCATCTCATCTGGCGATCTCTGCGCAATGCCCCCGCCCCCGAAGACCTGCTGGCCGATCTGATCGCCGTGCTATCACACCAGCAAGAGCGCGATTTGCCCAGCACCCTAGAGGGGCGACTAGGGCGGTTACTCCACTATCTGCGCGGCGATCGCT contains the following coding sequences:
- a CDS encoding transposase, translated to MKMTYAELRTKPRTLCSLTGLRVQEFEALLPSFGNAWDIFMQDTFQRKDRQRAMGAGRKAHLSDLADKLLFILMYVRLYPTQEVQGFLFGMSQAQANPWIHRLTRVLNQALGYEQQLPEREPANLESILSRCPSLEFIIDGTERRINRPKDKAERKTYYSGKRKVHTVKNLVIPNRGARCAT